The genomic interval TTTTTTATTTTAATACTTGTGAATTGCATCGGAAATTTATTTCTAAACAATTATCTAACCTATTCAAACGCGATATTGTTTAAGAAATAAATAAATCTTCAATTACTTTTTGCTTAACAGATCGCGGATTTCCGTTAATAATTGTTCTTGACTCGGTGTTGCCGGAGCCGCCGGTTGGTCACGTTTAAAGCGATTGACGATTCTCACTATCCAAAACATGACAAATGCAATGATAATAAAATTAATTAGCGTAGACATGAATTTGCCATAATGGACCGCAGATTCAGCAGTTTCAATTTTACCATCGGGAGCATATATAGCGGGTGCTAGTACCCA from Saprospiraceae bacterium carries:
- the mscL gene encoding large conductance mechanosensitive channel protein MscL translates to MIQEFKKFAIQGSLIDIAVGLVMGAAFATVTGAFVDGVFMPMMGQLFQIGDMAQAKWVLAPAIYAPDGKIETAESAVHYGKFMSTLINFIIIAFVMFWIVRIVNRFKRDQPAAPATPSQEQLLTEIRDLLSKK